The following are encoded together in the Blautia obeum ATCC 29174 genome:
- a CDS encoding helix-turn-helix transcriptional regulator: MSFQNQFTKTTTDANLMETVHHGSAEYPFRYYYENIALFDFKCIDWHWHSELEFIYIESGNVVFDIGTVHFELNEGNGIMINSKILHRLQSSSDAIIPNFLFQPSFIAPQDSLIYKKYINPVISSSLEYLVFQPDIPWQKKALEIIKTIIAVQETEFNREIIVSMSVQQLWILLLENLTFDQFENMGAVISRTRLQLMMQYVHAHYSENITLEDIARTANISKSTALHLFQNNLKLTPVKYLINYRLTQAALLLINTEEKIATISNNTGFNNVDHFCRTFKKTYKMTPTDYRNQERAPVS, from the coding sequence ATGAGTTTTCAAAATCAATTCACCAAAACAACAACGGATGCCAACTTAATGGAAACCGTCCATCATGGAAGCGCCGAGTATCCTTTTCGCTATTATTATGAAAACATAGCCCTGTTTGATTTTAAGTGCATCGACTGGCACTGGCACAGTGAGCTGGAATTTATATATATCGAAAGCGGAAATGTGGTTTTTGATATTGGTACGGTTCACTTTGAACTTAATGAGGGTAACGGCATAATGATCAATTCCAAAATTCTCCATCGATTACAATCCTCAAGCGATGCCATCATTCCCAATTTTCTGTTTCAGCCTTCATTTATTGCACCACAGGACAGTCTCATTTATAAAAAATATATCAATCCTGTAATTTCATCTTCTCTTGAATATCTCGTTTTTCAACCAGATATTCCCTGGCAGAAAAAAGCTCTTGAAATCATAAAAACAATAATTGCAGTACAGGAAACAGAATTTAACCGTGAGATTATTGTATCTATGTCAGTTCAGCAACTCTGGATATTACTTTTAGAAAATCTGACTTTTGATCAATTTGAAAACATGGGCGCTGTAATTTCCAGAACACGGCTTCAGCTGATGATGCAATACGTTCATGCACATTATTCGGAAAATATAACACTTGAGGATATTGCCAGAACTGCAAATATCAGCAAGAGTACTGCCCTTCATCTTTTTCAGAATAACCTTAAACTGACACCGGTTAAGTATCTTATCAACTATCGCCTTACACAAGCAGCGCTTCTTCTAATAAATACAGAAGAAAAAATAGCCACAATCTCTAATAACACCGGATTTAACAACGTAGATCATTTTTGCCGAACTTTCAAAAAAACATATAAGATGACTCCTACTGACTATCGAAACCAAGAAAGAGCACCAGTTTCCTGA
- a CDS encoding MFS transporter, which translates to MKNYKKTKLACYLGFITQAIAANFAPLLYLKFHAEYNITLGNIALISTCFFFTQLIVDLFCAKFVDKIGYRICIVTSEACSAIGLVGLAFLPGILPNPFAGIIISVIIYAIGSGLIEVLCSPIIEACPFDNKEATMSLLHSFYCWGAVGTILVSTIFFAVFGIDSWKWLAVLLALIPTVNIYNFATCPIEYLVDEDEGMGISALFKTPLFWIAIILMVCSGASELSMAQWASAYAEAALGLSKTMGDLLGPCLFAVSMGISRILYGKYGEKVDLSKFMLGSGALCVVCYVLASLFLNPVVGLTGCILCGFSVGIMWPGTLSISSKKFPAGGTAMFALLAMAGDLGGSIGPGIVGRVTQMAGDNIRSGMLVGLIFPVVMVIGLLFFDKIKSR; encoded by the coding sequence ATGAAGAATTATAAAAAAACCAAATTGGCCTGTTATCTTGGATTTATAACACAGGCAATCGCTGCTAATTTCGCACCGCTTTTATATTTGAAGTTTCACGCGGAATACAATATTACACTTGGAAATATTGCACTTATTTCCACCTGTTTTTTCTTTACTCAACTTATAGTTGATTTATTTTGTGCCAAATTTGTTGATAAAATAGGGTACAGAATATGTATTGTAACTTCAGAAGCCTGCTCAGCCATAGGTCTTGTAGGACTTGCTTTTCTCCCGGGAATTCTCCCGAATCCTTTTGCAGGAATTATAATAAGTGTAATTATATATGCAATTGGCAGCGGGCTTATTGAAGTGCTTTGCAGCCCGATCATTGAGGCATGTCCATTTGATAATAAAGAAGCAACTATGAGCTTGCTTCATTCTTTTTATTGCTGGGGAGCAGTAGGAACAATTCTTGTTTCAACAATTTTCTTTGCAGTATTTGGAATCGACAGCTGGAAATGGCTGGCAGTTCTGTTAGCCTTGATTCCGACAGTAAATATCTATAATTTTGCAACCTGTCCTATTGAATATCTTGTAGATGAGGACGAAGGAATGGGTATATCAGCTCTTTTTAAAACACCATTATTCTGGATTGCTATTATTTTGATGGTATGTTCCGGTGCTTCTGAATTATCTATGGCACAATGGGCTTCTGCATATGCTGAAGCAGCGCTTGGCTTAAGCAAAACAATGGGAGATCTTCTGGGACCATGTTTATTTGCTGTCTCCATGGGAATCAGCAGAATACTATATGGAAAATACGGAGAAAAAGTAGATCTGTCAAAGTTCATGCTTGGTTCAGGTGCATTATGCGTAGTATGTTATGTTCTTGCATCACTCTTTTTAAATCCTGTAGTAGGACTTACAGGATGTATCCTGTGTGGCTTTTCTGTTGGAATCATGTGGCCGGGTACATTAAGTATCTCATCTAAGAAGTTTCCGGCAGGTGGTACTGCAATGTTTGCACTTCTTGCCATGGCTGGAGATCTGGGAGGAAGCATCGGTCCTGGTATTGTTGGACGAGTAACCCAGATGGCGGGAGATAATATAAGGAGCGGTATGTTGGTCGGCCTGATCTTTCCCGTGGTAATGGTAATCGGACTCTTATTTTTTGATAAGATAAAGTCCAGATAA